The stretch of DNA cagagaaacagtaattcctatcacactacctaacacccacactatatcactatctaacctacactgactatctcccacaaactatctgtattatatatatgagctaactatctaatgtaattggataaggaataggatccagatgaaagcacagagcacagcaataacactgctgtctttctcagaactgcaaagtactgcatacaagggctgctggggagtttcttatatagtaaagggttaggcaactttcctattggttgctagggatgttgctaagctctgacaaatatattgcaaccttctcattggccaacaagcaagaagggaggttactgatgaaaaaaaatcttgaatattagtgattccgaatatatagcactatgttcTACAATTtcatgaattctcaaagtgccgatattcgcgataaaaattagccatTAGAATACCAATCACTAATGTTGAATGATATTGAAGGTTAGCTCATAGCACATTAGGCTCTCCTGATGCCACTTGCACAGATACTAAATGCAGTACTTACATATGTTTTTAATATGGCTCATTGTATATCATATTTCACAATGGTTAGCATAGAAAATGACAGAATAAGAACTAGATAGACAGATAAGTTAAACATATTTCAATGCGTTTATTAACTAAAATAATACAACAATATGATTATACTTTTTCTTAAGTTAGAAATGATGGACACGCCTGAAGGATCCAATTCTAGGAGTAGTAGCTCCCCAGTCGCTGTATCTTCTGAACTCTCCAGGCCTCAGGTAATACTGACGCCCCTTGTAGTTGGGCTCCTCATAGAACATCCAATATCCATCATGCACTTGGCAAGAATAGATGTCATTGTAGCGGAATCTCTCATAAACATAAGGACAGTCTTCACTGAACTCCATCATTTGACCTCTAAAATCTTCTTTCTCATAGACCCTAATTCTGAATGAACCTTGATGCTAGTAAAACAAAATAGCATATTTCCAAAATTATTAACTTTGTAGAACATTGCAGTTTCCAACTATTTCAACTATGATTGTTAATTCTGAATAtaagttgagaacatttatgataaaaaaaaaaaatatgagtatgTTGGGTTGAATGCTAATACTGAAATGCATTTTGCTTAGGACCATCCCATGTGCACAAGCTTTTGACATGGTGCATAATGTAAAATATCTTTATAGTTACATTATTACCATGGCACCCTAGAAATCTGTAAATAAGTTTGATATTTTAACCTCATACATGCCACCTCAACTGTAAAATAAAACAACTGTAAATTAATAAAGAAGAAAGATACAGTATAACAGCTTCGGTATCTGCTATTATAACATATTAGTCACACTTGGTTTAGTCACATCACATTAAAtcatagtcatagtaagggcttatgcacataaacatattttgtttctgtgtccattccgtttttttgtggcccgTATGTAAAACTATTCACGGGgacgcaaaaaaatggaaatgactccatgtgcattccgtttccgtaaaacactgggtaacactatcATGGAAaatgacctaggaattttagtgaacagcaaaataatctgtaaaaaccagtgtcaggcagctgcagccaaggccaataagataatcggctgcatcaaaaggggcatagatgcccgtgatgagaacatagtcctaccactttacaaatcattagtcagaccacacatggagtactgtgtacagttctgggctcctgtgaacaaggcagacatagcagagctgaagagggtccagaggagggcaactaaagtaataactggaatggggcaactacagtaccctgaaagattatcaaaattagggttatttactttagaaaaaagacgactgaggcgagatctaattaatatgtataaatatatcaggggtcagtacagagatctatcctatcatctatttatccccaggactgtgactgacgaggggacatcctctgcgtctggaggaaagaaggtttgtacacaaacatagaaaaggattctttacggtaagagcagtgagactatggaactctctgcctgaggaggtggtgatggtgagtacaataaaggaattcaagaggggcctggatgtatttctggagcgtaataatattacaggctatggctactagaaaggggtcgttgatccagggagtttttctgattgccttaagtggggaaaattggcttctacctcacaggttgtttttttttttgccttcctctggatcaacttgcaggatgacaggccgaactggatggacaaatgtcttttttcagccttatatactatgttactatgtatgtccatataataaaaaaatagaacacgtccttttattgtccgcattacggacaaggatagaactgttctattggggtcagctgttcctttccgcaaaataaggaatgcacacggacatcatccgtattttttgcagattcgtgttttgcggaccacaaaatacatacggttgtgtgcataagccctaacagGAGATACAGATCTGAACATTTGTAAAATGGTACAAGtctaagggatcatgcacacgaccatatgtattgtatgtatgtatggtgtcgtgcagcagtcgcagcatgttgcatgtcacagtgcaacaccattgactatcattataaaaaatgttgcacaAATTTTCGGTGACAAGAAGTCACGCAACACATGTAGCTTTATCCTTAATGAAGAGTATTAACTGACCTGGGGGCTTATGCGACAAGATCTAATGGAGTCATTATAACCCATCCATTGCTGGAAATCAGGATATTCTCCTTTATGAAGAAAATATTGGTGCCCTTTGTAGTTGGGATGTTCATACAAGATCCAGTTTCCACTTTCTACACGGATAGAATTGCAGCGTCTAAAGTATGAAGACAAATCTGGGCATTCAGAGTGACACTCATAAGAGCGACCCTGGAAGTTTTTGTCCTCATAGAAGATAATCTATAAAATTAGAATGTAAATATAAACATGATAGTAAAATAaacatgcaaaaataaataacatttttaaaacattttattgaTGGAAGGCTTTTCTTGAAAATTGCCTAATTCTTAAGTGATGCGCCTCACTAAAGCACTGCATTGCACTAAAATGAACAATTCAAGTTTATTGTAAAATCCCTCTTTTCACTAATATCTTTTCAGTTAAAGATTACTAAATTCATTTTGTGCTACACATGTTCTGAATGCTCTTACCTTGCCCATGATGCTTTATGAACCAGTTTGGCTGTACAATTTTAACTGCTAATTCACTGGTTGTAGAAGACCCTTATATACATCCTCTATTGTATAAGGTACATACAGAACTTTGTGCCAACTAATCAGAatgaatagcttttttttacctacactgaGTGTCCACTGTTTGCTTTGACTTTTGTTGTAGTGTTTCGCTTTCACTAGAATTCAAAAGCTGAAAACTTCCAACTATACAGAATGCTTACACTAAAAAATGTTCTCCTCTAGTCTAGTGCATGATTACATTGTGTATCACAATATAACTTTTGTTACATATACTGTAAATAACTATAACATAAAGCATAACAGGagaagacactaaaacaataataaaaacagACAGATGTAATGTAAAATTGACTAATCTATACACAAACTAACCCAGAAAATGTTTGTCTAAGCACACTTCTACAGGGACCAGTGAAGGGGAAGGAAAAATGCTAGTTCCACAGTAATGCCCATGTAAATGCTCTTTTATCAATtgatcactagagatgtcccgaactattcgccggcgaatagttcccggcaaacatcgcttgttcgcgttcgccgcggcgggcgaacatatgcgatgttcggtccgccccctattcgtcatcattgtgtaaactttgaccctgtacctcacagtcagcagacacattccagccaatcagcatcataccctccctcccagaccctcccacctcctggacagcatccattttagattcattcggaagctgcagtgtcacaaatttgactaagttgtaatcgcaatgcgattaatacaggttatattaatcgcattgcgaattcaacttagagctgggttcctaatggttggcgttgctatggctggtgtcacccggtgcggtagaaaatggtgtcaccctgaccccccccccaccccgaagcaataataaagagataaagagaaaaaaaaagaagtcactaagtcagctccaatcagatatctgcatagacccagagtcttggtctatgtgcagatatctgattggagctgacttctttttttctcttttgcacataaacgtttaaactatattccttagtaaaaatgaccagtccacaccatgtgggtctctatttgtgagggcccccctgagcaaagattagtaaatgtggccgggtggccccagcccacagttcaacccaaccccttatgtctcctagcctggggccgtctctataataatccaccagtaatttataaatcaggttaggttattaacttattattattggggtattattaaaataatttggtctataaagtcagagccgctctacctacctcctcctcccggcaccagagactcctgcagggcagctgccgcggcgccccaccactcaccaggctacagtgagtcacacccccgtccccctttaccacgtgacggcgcgacgtgcttgcttgcttgcgaagtttagaagttgaacttgtgagtgagaactcctgcgccagcgggccgcgggtgacaccccatcagactggtgtcacccggtgtggcccgtacccaccgcactcccctcgcaacgccacttgatctaagttgtaatcacaatgcgattaatacaggttatattaatcgcattgcgattacaacttagatctgagttctcaatcttcgttatattctagcaatacaaccattaggaactcagatctaagttgtaatcgcaatgcgattaatacaggttatgttAATCGCAtcgcgaatttaacttaccacactctgcgtcaactacgtaattttccatgggacttttggcatggatccccctcccacatgccacagtccaggtgttggtccccttgaaacaacttttccatcactattgtggccagaaagagtccctgtgggcttcaaaattcgcctgtctattgaagtctatggcggtttgcccggatcgcccgttcgcgaacacttgcggaaatttgcgttcgccgttcgcgaacggaaaattttatgttcgcgacatctctatggaTCACATCTTTCATGTAGCACCAAAATCTAATTATTTTAGAACCCCAGCTTCATTGTTGGCTTCAGATGGAAATGTtattgaaaaatatatttatatgtagagttgagcgaacacctggatgttcgggttcaaaaagtttggccgaacttcccggaaatgttcgggttcgggatacgaacccgacccgaacttcgtcccgaacccgaaccccattgaagtcaatggggacccgaacttttcggcactaaaaaggctgtaaaacagcccaggaaagagctagagggctgcaaaaggcagcaacatgtaggtaaatcccctgcaaacaaatgtggatagggaaatgaattaaaataaaaataaaaaataaaaaaattaaccaatatcaattggacagaggtcccatagcagagaatctggcttcacatcagcagagaatcagtctcttcatgccatagcagagaaactggcttcatgtcagcacagaatcagtcttcatgtcatagcagagaatcaggcttcacgtcacccaccactggaacaggccactgtcacatatttaggccccgacacccagacagaagagagaggtcccgtaacagagaatctggcttcatgtcagcacagaatcagtcttcatgttatagcagagaatcaggcttcacgtcacccaccactggaacaggccactgtcacatatttaggccccggcacccagacagaggagagaggtcctgtaacagagaatctggcttcatgtcagcacagaatcagtcttcatgtcatagcagagaatcaggcttcacgtcacccaccactggaacaggccactgtcacatatttaggcccaggcacccaggcagaggagagaggtcccgtaacagagaatctggcttcatgtcagcacagaatcagtcttcatgttatagcagagaatcaggcttcacgtcacccaccactggaacaggccactgtcacatatttaggccccggcacccagacggaggagagaggtcccgtaacagagaatctggcttcatgtcagcacagaatcagtcttcatgtcatagcagagaatcaggcttcacgtcacccaccactggaacaggccactgtcacatatttaggccccggcacccaggcagaggagagaggtcccgtaacagagaatctggcttcatgtcagcacagaatcagtcttcatgttatagcagagaatcaggcttcacgtcacccaccactggaacaggccactgtcacatatttaggtccaggcacccaggcagaggagagaggtcccgtaacagagaatctggctgtcatggtcttacctgcttgctgctctcctttgtttgacatgtgctggcggccatcttggtttctgggtttcttgtagccttccaccctgcggctcctccttcccctgggaggagctggatgcctagctcatatatataggaggtctgtggcttcagttccttgcttggtcctcttgtgttcacatgcttctaagactgctgctgcttctggttcctgatcctggcttcgtctgactacccttctagttcctgatcctggcttcgtctgactaccctgctggttcctgatccaggcttcgtctgactaccctgctggttcctgatcctggcttcgtctgactaccctgctggttcctgatcctggcttcgtctgactacccttctggttcctgacctctggcttcgcaaagactctgctcggtttcaccatccgtttggacttttgctttacagctttattttcaataaagccttcttattttcacttatctcttgttgtacgtctggttcatggttccgtgacactggcttcatgtcagcacagaatcagtcttcatgttatagcagagaatcaggcttcacgtcacccaccactggaacaggccactgtcacatatttaggccccggcacccaggcagaggagagaggtcccgtaacagagaatctggcttcatgtcagcacagaatcagtcttcatgtcatagcagagaatcaggcttcacgtcacccaccactggaacaggccactgtcacatatttaggccccggcacccatacagaggagaggttcattcaactttgggttgccccgcaatataatggtaaaatgaaaataaaaataggattgaatgaggaagtgccctggagtacaataatatattgttaaggggaggtagttaatgtctaatctgcacaagggatggacatgtcctgtgggatccatgcctggttcatttttatgaacgtcagcttgtccacattggctgtagacaggcggctgcgtttgtctgtaatgacgccccctgctgaatacacgttcagacaaaacgctggccgccgggcaggccagcacctccaaggcataaaaggctagctctggccacgtggacaatttggagacccagaagttgaatggggccgaaccatcagtcaatacgtggaggggtgtgcacaggtactgttccaacatgttagtgaaatgttgcctcctgctaacacgttccgtatcaggtggtggtgcagttagctgtggcgtggtgacaaaacttttccacatctctgccatgctaaccctgccctcagaggagctggccgtgacacagctgcgttggcgacctcttgctcctcctctgccttcgccttgggcttccacttgttcccctgtgacatttgggaatgctctcagtagcgcgtctaccaacgtgcgcttgtactcgcgcatcttactatcacgctccagtgcatgaagtaaggtgggcttattgtctttgtaccgtggatccagcagggtggcaacccagtagtccgcacacgttaaaatgtgggcaactctgctgtcgttgcgcaggcactgcagcatgtagtcgctcatgtgtgccaggctgcccagaggtaaggacaagctgtcctctgtgggaggcgtatcgtcatcgtcctgcgtttccccccagccatttaccagtgatgggcccgagctgcgttgggtgacagcccgctgtgaacctgcttcatcctcatcctcctccacctcctcctcatcctcgtcctcctcgtcctccagtagtgggccctgtctggccacatttgtacctggcctctgctgttgcaaaaaacctccctctgagtcacttcgaagagactggcctgaaagtgctaaaaatgacccctcttcctcctcctcctcctgggccacctcctcttccatcacctccctaagtgttttctcaaggagacatagaagtggtattgtagcgctgataacggcgtcatcgccactggccatgttggtggagtactcgaaacagcgcaacagggcacacaggtctcgcatggaggcccagtcattggtggtgaagtagggctgatccgcagtgcgactgacccgtgcgtgctgcagctaaaactctactatggcctgctgctgctcgcacagtctgtccagcatgtgcaaggtggagttccacctggtgggcacgtcgcatatgaggcggtgagcgggaaggccgaagttacgctgtagcgcagacaggcgagcagcggcagggtgtgaacgccggaagagcgaacagacggcccgcactttatgcagcagctctgacatgtcggggtagttgcgaatgaacttctgcaccaccaaattcagcacatgcgccaggcaagggatgtgcgtcaaatcggctagtcccagagctgcaacgagatttcgcccattatcgcacaccaccaggccgggcttgaggctcaccggcagcaaccactcgtcggtctgttgttctataccccgccacaactcctgtgcggtgtggggcctgtcccccaaacatatgagtttcagaacggcctgctgacgtttaccccgggctgtgctgaagttggtggtgaaggtgtgtggctgactggatgagcaggtggaagaagaggaggaggaagctgagtaggaggaggaggagacaggaggcaaagaatgttgccctgcgatccttggcggcggaaggacgtgcgccaaacagctctccgcctggggcccagccgccactacatttacccagtgtgcagttagggagatatagcgtccctggccgtgcttactggtccacgtatctgtggttaggtggaccttgtcacagatggcgttgcgcagggcacacttgattttatcggatacttggttgtgcagggaaggcacggctctcttggttaagtagtgccggctgggaacaacatactgtgggacagcaagcgacatgagctgtttgaagctgtctgtctccaccagcctaaatgacagcatttcataggccagtagtttagaaatgctggcattgagggccagggatcgagggtggctaggtgggaatttacgctttctctcaaattttttgtgagatggagagctgaacgctgccgtgtgacatggttgggatgcttggtgacgcaggtggtggtgttggtggtacatcccatgtttgctgggcgggcaagtgccaacgtccctccagaggcggaggaagaggccaaggcggcggcagcagcagaagaggccgaggtggcagcagcagaagaggtagcagggggagcctgagtgacttccttgtttttaaggtgtttactccactgcagttcatgctttgcatgcaggtgcctggtcatgcaggttgtgctaaggttcacaacgttaatgcctcgcttcaggctctgatggcacagcgtgcaaaccactcgggtcttgtcgtcagcacattgtttgaagaagtgccatgccagggaactccttgaagctgcctttggagtgctcggtcccagatggcggcggtcagtagcaggcggagtctcttggcggcgggtgttctgattttgcccactgctccctctttgtcttttgctacgctgttggctcggtctcaccactgcctcttcctccgaactgtgaaagtcagtggcacgaccttcatttcatgtggggtctaggacctcattgtcccctgcatcgcctTCCactcagtcttgatccctgacctcctgttcagtctgcacactgcagaaagacgcagcagttggcacctgtgtttcgtcatcatcagagacgtgctgaggtggtattcccatgtcctcatcatcaggaaacataagtggttgtgcgttagtgcattctatctcttccacccctggggaagggctaggtggatgcccttgggaaaccctggcagcagagtcttcaaacatcataagagactgctgcataacttgaggctcagacagtttccctgatatgcatgggggtgatgtgacagactgatgtgcttggttttcatgcgccatctgtgtgctttctgcagaagactgggtgggagataatgtgaacgtgctggatgcactgtcggccacccaattgactaatgcctgtacctgctcaggccttaccatccttagaacggcattgggccccaccaaatatccctgtaaattctggcggctactgggacctgaggtatttGGTACACTagtacgtgtggctgtggcagaacggccacgtcctctcccagcaccagagggtccactaacaccaccacgaccatgtccacgtccgcgtcccttactagatgttttcctcattgttaccgttcaccacaataagaaaaatattattcgggccaatgtattgaattaaaattcaggcctttttttacagacacctaacactgtctggctatctatttaggtaccgtattacactaatacaggcacaccagtaatgacagatttagctgaatataaatgtgaggcctattttttaggcgctgtgtgacaggtatacgtttaatcacagaattagacttgtatctgcactgtagcgtgtgtgttaagtttttcagaatgaccctatcagcaccttgaatctaatatactcttttagggatagatttaaagtaggcctgatacagcagaaaccactaattttgagaatggcaaatttgggaattgtttttcaacccagaacaaaaactgtgcttttacggtcactaaaaataacttgaccagctaaaacagtactgatttggaggaatataaatgtgaggcctattttttaggcgctgtgtgacaggtatacgtttaatcacagaattagacttgtatctgcactgtagcgtgtgtgttaagtttttcagaatgacactatcagcaccttgaatctaatataccctttttgggatagatttaaagtaggcctcatatagcagaaactagttattttgagaatggcaaatttgggaatagtttttcaacccagaacaaaaagtgtgcttttacggtcactacaaataacttgaccagctaaaacagtacaaatttggttgaatagaaatgtcaggtctattttttaggcgctgggtgacaggctcaacttgcccctgatgtagtatatggccaaaaaataaccacactattgatggttaaatgcacttgggtgacacaggctcagcctgcacctgatgtagtatatggccaaaaaataaccacactattgatggttaaatgcacttgatgaaagcttgatcctgatgtaggatatagcaaaaaataaccacactattgatggttaaatgcactttggtgacacaggctcagcctgcacctgatgtagtatatggccaaaaataaccacactattgatggttaaatgcacttgatgaaagcttgaccctgatgtaggatatagcaaaaaataaccacactattgatggttaaatgcacttggtggtagcttgtgctggcgcaccacaagccacgaaATGgcagccgatcaccccagaaaaaagtgactgaaaaacgctctgggcagcctaaaaacactgagcaattgaatagaagcagttcaatgatccacagctgtagatcgatcacagaatgaagtcttttggaggatttaatctgcctaatctcgccctaatgtcgcagctgcaacctctccctacgcttgaatcagcagagtgacgtgcagcgctacgtgacccaagcttatatagaggctgggtcacatgctgcactggccaatcacagccatgccaatagtaggcaaggctgtgatggcctcttggggcaagtagtatgatgcttgttgattggctgctttgcagcctttcaaaaagcgccaagaaagtgccgaacaccgaacccgaacccggacttttacgaaaatgttcgggttcgggtccgtgtcacggacaccccaaaattcggtacgaacccgaactatacagttcgggttcgctcatccctatttatatgCTAATGACCTCCTCTTCTTAGGTAAGCACAATTCCTTGAAGTGGGTGATTCATGTGTTTGGGGAGTATGGCTTAATATGGCCTCACAATTAAaaagcctctgtcagcatgagcAACACTATTAAACCAAGCAGATTGCCTGGTAGAGATGATCAGGCTGAGTAAaacaatatatttattttgctTGCATCTTATATGGCTGCTGAGAAATGTGTACTTGTATATTTGTATGCAAATTAGGCATTGGGACCCCCACTGCCAATGGTTTGCAATTATATTTAGAAGAAGTCATATTGGTGacacagcagcatgagaagatagggctatctcatagagtcccatcaATTAAAGGGCAAGACGAGTGTATTGAGCAAAGACCCTTTCACACGGCCAatttttccacgcaggtgcaatgcgtgacatgaacgcattgcacccgcactgaatcctgacccattcatttcaatgggtctgtgtacatgagcgttgtttttaacgcatcacttgttcacatgttctatattctgcggttttcacgcaaAACAAGTGCgaatgcgatgcatttttcactgatgtttgcaaagagatgttgtttgtaaaccttccgttttttatcacgcacgtgaaaaacgaatcaatgcgcatttcacctgcgtgaaaaaaacggaaccactgagcgcaatcgcagacaaaactgactgaacttgcttgcgaaatggtgcaagTTTTCCTGAgcacaccctgaacgcatccggacctaatccgtattgttcgtgtgaaaggggcctaacagtagaAGTGTTCCAAGAACTATGCCCACCCATTGGTGCTCCAACTGCCTAATTTGCATACAAATTAAAGGTACACATTTCTCAGCAGCTGTTCAACCCCTTCCCACTCCTGGGCGTAATGGTATGTCTAGGTAAATACTGACTTTGAGGATCTGGGCATACAGCTACACCTGAATGTGCAACTAGTGCTGTGACAAAAGGAAGTCTCACTGCACCGATGtctctgctgtcacggacagctgaGACTCAGGAGATGCCAGCATGGGACCAATTGGAG from Bufo bufo chromosome 7, aBufBuf1.1, whole genome shotgun sequence encodes:
- the LOC121007626 gene encoding gamma-crystallin-3-like isoform X2; amino-acid sequence: MGKIIFYEDKNFQGRSYECHSECPDLSSYFRRCNSIRVESGNWILYEHPNYKGHQYFLHKGEYPDFQQWMGYNDSIRSCRISPQVSSFRIRVYEKEDFRGQMMEFSEDCPYVYERFRYNDIYSCQVHDGYWMFYEEPNYKGRQYYLRPGEFRRYSDWGATTPRIGSFRRVHHF
- the LOC121007626 gene encoding gamma-crystallin-3-like isoform X1; this translates as MGKIIFYEDKNFQGRSYECHSECPDLSSYFRRCNSIRVESGNWILYEHPNYKGHQYFLHKGEYPDFQQWMGYNDSIRSCRISPQHQGSFRIRVYEKEDFRGQMMEFSEDCPYVYERFRYNDIYSCQVHDGYWMFYEEPNYKGRQYYLRPGEFRRYSDWGATTPRIGSFRRVHHF